The Acidobacteriota bacterium genome has a segment encoding these proteins:
- a CDS encoding FMN-binding glutamate synthase family protein: MPSLTKINRSAATLTKNRTEGSISPFSGMCVTCVDGCIGMCEIGKSAYRGAEVLYPQPFGIITAGCEKDYPVDLSHFSIMGTAKGACGVEADSDKATFEKVTVETKIGRNKDIKLKVPFIISGMGSTNVARQNWAGLGGGAAIAGSILTIGENVCGMDDETELKNGRVVRSPDMEFRIRSYRDWQDGYGDVVVQANVEDTRLGTQEYAIEKLGIETVELKWGQGAKDIGGEVKLKTVTKAQALKKKGYIVLPDPEDPNVIAAFEKGSFKEFERHSRMGMVDEGDFIKRVEELRRIGAKHVFLKTGAYRPADLARAVKYASKAKLDLLTVDGAGGGTGMSPWRMMNEWGIPTVEIWSLTWKFADQLAKQGEYVPDLAFAGGITFEDQIFKALALGAPYVKAVGMARSPLAAAMVGKTIGGRIADGQIPVYVERFGSSRDEIFVTAPELRRRFGARFEELPSGAIGVYTYFKRLSQGLRQMMAGERKFTLDYINRDDIASLTREAADISGIPYITDVDKEEVQKILKGK; encoded by the coding sequence ACGAAAATCAACAGAAGCGCCGCCACCCTGACCAAGAACAGGACCGAAGGGTCGATCAGCCCCTTCAGCGGCATGTGCGTGACCTGCGTCGACGGCTGCATCGGGATGTGCGAGATCGGCAAATCCGCCTACCGAGGCGCCGAGGTCCTCTATCCCCAGCCGTTCGGCATCATCACGGCCGGCTGCGAGAAGGACTATCCCGTCGACCTGTCCCACTTCAGCATCATGGGCACGGCCAAGGGGGCCTGCGGCGTCGAGGCCGACAGCGACAAGGCGACCTTCGAGAAGGTCACGGTCGAGACGAAGATCGGCCGCAACAAGGACATCAAGCTCAAGGTCCCGTTCATCATCTCCGGCATGGGCTCGACCAACGTGGCCCGGCAGAACTGGGCCGGCCTCGGCGGCGGCGCGGCCATCGCCGGGTCGATCCTGACGATCGGCGAGAACGTCTGCGGCATGGACGACGAGACGGAGCTCAAGAACGGCCGGGTCGTCCGCTCGCCGGACATGGAGTTCCGCATCAGGTCCTACCGTGATTGGCAGGACGGCTACGGCGACGTCGTCGTCCAGGCCAACGTCGAGGACACGCGGCTGGGCACCCAGGAGTACGCCATCGAGAAGCTGGGCATCGAGACCGTCGAGCTCAAGTGGGGCCAGGGGGCCAAGGATATCGGCGGCGAGGTCAAGCTCAAGACCGTCACCAAGGCCCAGGCCCTGAAAAAGAAGGGCTACATCGTCCTGCCCGACCCCGAGGACCCCAACGTCATCGCCGCCTTCGAGAAGGGCAGCTTCAAGGAGTTCGAGCGCCACTCCCGCATGGGCATGGTCGACGAGGGCGACTTCATTAAACGGGTCGAGGAGCTGCGCAGGATCGGGGCCAAGCACGTCTTCCTGAAGACGGGCGCTTACCGGCCGGCCGACCTGGCCCGGGCCGTGAAGTACGCCTCCAAGGCCAAGCTCGACCTCCTGACGGTCGACGGCGCCGGCGGCGGCACGGGCATGAGCCCCTGGCGGATGATGAACGAGTGGGGCATCCCGACCGTCGAGATCTGGTCCCTGACCTGGAAGTTCGCCGACCAGCTGGCCAAGCAGGGCGAGTACGTGCCCGACCTGGCCTTCGCCGGCGGCATCACCTTCGAGGACCAGATCTTCAAGGCCCTGGCCCTCGGCGCGCCCTACGTCAAGGCCGTCGGCATGGCCCGCTCGCCCCTGGCCGCGGCCATGGTCGGCAAGACGATCGGCGGCCGCATCGCCGACGGGCAGATCCCGGTCTACGTCGAGCGCTTCGGCAGCAGCCGGGACGAGATCTTCGTCACCGCGCCCGAGCTGCGGCGGCGCTTCGGGGCCCGGTTCGAGGAGCTCCCGTCCGGGGCCATCGGCGTCTACACCTACTTCAAGCGCCTCAGCCAGGGCCTCCGCCAGATGATGGCCGGCGAGCGCAAGTTCACGCTCGACTACATCAACCGCGACGACATCGCCTCCCTGACCAGGGAGGCGGCCGATATCAGCGGCATCCCGTACATCACCGACGTGGACAAGGAAGAGGTCCAGAAGATCCTCAAGGGCAAGTAG